Proteins found in one Desulfobotulus pelophilus genomic segment:
- the ptsP gene encoding phosphoenolpyruvate--protein phosphotransferase, with translation MQTGYADHLNLLCDMGELISVLRDSDDIHMFLDQTVALVARHLKAQVCSIYLYDESAERLVLRATMGLRAEAVGVVSMAAGEGLVGRVFDSLQPLCTGECRIHPDYLYFSEAGEDQLLSFLAVPIHRGAVRIGVLVVQHEQADSFGDMDVRALRATASQLGSALENARLLLSLGGGAEGSAGLFQARTPSLSLVRGKAASPGCAMGPALILGMHRCDILRDEAEPERSGGMACFHAALDKTLAELNALQERFARRLPESASLIFTAHFMMLKDPSFRRRIEEKINLGLSPMAAVRAAAGHYIAIFASSSHAYIREKVSDIEDLACRLLRNLKPGEGKDAEGVKNGGIALAGELFPSDVLKLVSEDVTGIVLVSGGLTSHVAILCRSLQIPLVIVEESGVLRIPEGTPLLVDGAAGNLYVRPDDSIREPFVRTQAAWSAAESFTGTMSESTWSRDGGRVRLFANINLLSEVPLAIRSRAEGIGLYRSEFPFLIRSAFPTETEQYQVYRRLFAAMPDRVVTIRTLDAGGEKVLSHVDSAGESNPELGLRSIRFSLLHRDVFEAQIRAILRAAEGSVCPRIMFPMISSLDEFREARSIVYDCMTALEKEGISYHSAPQIGMMVELPAALELIEDFAEEADFFSIGTNDLVQYMLAVDRSNPRVAHYYQPWHPSVLRALARIGKAGRAAGVDVSVCGEMAHEPALIPFLLGVGIRTLSLDPQFMPAVQQQIQTMDLREAEEHARELLGMSSIASVASYIGVEKRA, from the coding sequence ATGCAGACAGGGTATGCGGATCATCTGAATCTTTTGTGTGATATGGGTGAGCTGATCAGTGTCCTGAGGGATTCTGACGATATCCATATGTTCCTTGATCAGACGGTGGCACTGGTTGCCCGCCATCTGAAAGCGCAGGTCTGTTCCATTTATCTCTACGATGAATCCGCAGAGCGCCTGGTTCTTCGTGCAACCATGGGGCTTAGGGCGGAAGCTGTTGGTGTGGTTTCCATGGCTGCGGGAGAGGGGCTTGTGGGCAGGGTTTTTGATTCATTGCAACCCCTCTGTACGGGTGAATGTCGTATCCATCCGGATTATTTGTATTTTTCAGAAGCTGGAGAAGATCAGCTTCTCTCTTTTCTGGCCGTACCCATTCACAGGGGGGCCGTGCGTATCGGTGTGCTTGTTGTACAGCATGAACAGGCGGACAGCTTTGGGGATATGGATGTGCGGGCCCTTCGTGCGACAGCTTCTCAGCTGGGCAGTGCCCTTGAGAATGCGCGTCTTTTGCTGTCCCTTGGGGGCGGGGCTGAGGGATCTGCTGGCTTGTTCCAGGCCCGTACGCCTTCCCTTTCCCTGGTGCGAGGGAAGGCCGCCTCACCGGGCTGTGCCATGGGGCCTGCGCTGATCCTGGGTATGCATCGCTGTGATATTCTACGGGATGAGGCAGAGCCGGAAAGATCCGGAGGAATGGCTTGTTTTCATGCAGCCCTTGATAAAACTCTGGCAGAGCTCAATGCGTTGCAGGAGCGTTTTGCCCGCAGACTTCCGGAAAGTGCTTCGCTGATTTTCACGGCGCATTTCATGATGCTGAAAGATCCTTCCTTCCGGCGGCGGATTGAAGAAAAGATCAATCTTGGCCTGTCTCCCATGGCCGCTGTCAGAGCGGCAGCCGGGCATTACATCGCCATTTTTGCGTCGTCGTCCCATGCCTATATACGGGAGAAGGTTTCGGATATAGAGGATCTTGCCTGCAGGCTTCTGAGAAACCTGAAACCCGGTGAAGGGAAAGATGCCGAAGGGGTGAAAAATGGGGGGATTGCCCTGGCAGGCGAACTGTTCCCTTCGGATGTACTGAAGCTTGTGAGTGAGGATGTGACCGGTATAGTTCTTGTCTCCGGCGGCCTGACCTCCCATGTGGCAATTCTGTGCAGGTCACTGCAGATTCCTCTGGTGATAGTAGAGGAATCTGGCGTACTGCGGATTCCGGAAGGAACGCCTCTCCTGGTGGATGGTGCCGCAGGTAACCTGTATGTGCGGCCGGATGACAGCATACGGGAACCCTTTGTCCGGACTCAGGCAGCCTGGTCAGCTGCGGAGTCTTTCACCGGAACCATGAGTGAGAGCACATGGTCCAGGGATGGTGGCAGGGTCCGGCTTTTTGCCAATATCAATCTCCTGTCCGAAGTTCCCCTGGCGATCCGTAGCAGGGCGGAGGGAATTGGCCTTTATCGCAGTGAGTTTCCTTTTCTCATACGTTCGGCCTTTCCTACGGAGACGGAGCAGTATCAGGTTTACCGAAGGCTTTTTGCGGCAATGCCGGACCGTGTGGTCACCATAAGGACACTGGATGCCGGTGGAGAAAAGGTGCTTTCCCATGTGGACAGTGCGGGAGAGAGTAACCCTGAGCTGGGGCTTCGGTCCATTCGTTTTTCTCTTTTGCACAGGGATGTCTTTGAGGCTCAGATCCGGGCCATTCTGAGGGCAGCAGAAGGTTCCGTATGTCCAAGGATTATGTTTCCCATGATTTCCAGTCTGGATGAATTCCGGGAAGCCCGCTCCATTGTTTATGATTGCATGACAGCCCTGGAAAAAGAGGGTATATCTTACCATTCAGCACCTCAGATTGGAATGATGGTGGAGCTTCCAGCTGCTCTCGAGCTGATTGAGGATTTTGCAGAAGAAGCGGATTTCTTCTCCATTGGTACCAATGACCTTGTTCAGTATATGCTGGCCGTAGACCGGAGTAATCCCAGGGTGGCTCATTATTATCAGCCCTGGCATCCTTCGGTGCTGAGGGCTTTGGCCCGTATAGGAAAAGCTGGCAGGGCGGCAGGTGTGGATGTTTCCGTATGCGGGGAGATGGCACATGAACCGGCGCTGATTCCTTTCCTGCTGGGGGTAGGAATCCGTACCTTGAGTCTGGATCCACAGTTCATGCCAGCCGTGCAGCAGCAGATTCAGACCATGGATCTGCGGGAAGCGGAAGAGCATGCCAGAGAGCTGCTTGGCATGTCTTCCATTGCTTCCGTGGCCTCATACATCGGGGTGGAGAAACGCGCATGA
- a CDS encoding substrate-binding periplasmic protein: MKILTKLFFLLFFITALTVHADTEKPLLGATLNWEPYIGVSLPEEGYVAQIVREAFAAGGGYTLDIEFMAWTWVVALAGSGRYDFYFPEYYDAKLEENFLLSDPIPGGPLAFFKRATDHIAYKNLQDLKPYKIGVVRGYVNTPEFDAAHYLTKVESMRDIDNIQKLLSGSVDLIVTDQYVGLYILRTQMPERMKDVTVITPPLEIKDLYVCIPKNARNANERMQAFNLGLQQLKDSGRIREIIASHGF, from the coding sequence ATGAAAATCCTGACAAAACTATTCTTTCTACTCTTTTTCATAACCGCCCTTACGGTACATGCAGATACAGAAAAACCGCTTTTAGGAGCTACCCTCAACTGGGAACCCTATATCGGCGTCAGTCTTCCGGAAGAAGGATATGTTGCCCAAATTGTACGGGAAGCATTCGCTGCCGGTGGAGGGTATACTCTGGACATTGAATTCATGGCCTGGACATGGGTCGTGGCCCTTGCCGGTTCAGGACGCTATGATTTTTATTTTCCTGAATACTATGATGCCAAACTGGAAGAAAACTTTCTTCTTTCCGATCCCATACCCGGAGGCCCTCTCGCCTTTTTTAAAAGAGCCACAGACCACATCGCCTATAAAAATCTGCAGGACCTGAAACCTTACAAAATCGGTGTTGTCCGCGGCTATGTCAACACCCCGGAGTTTGATGCTGCCCATTATCTGACCAAAGTAGAATCCATGAGAGACATCGACAATATTCAAAAGCTGCTCTCTGGAAGCGTAGACCTCATTGTTACAGACCAGTATGTGGGCCTCTACATTCTCCGTACCCAGATGCCAGAACGGATGAAAGACGTGACGGTTATCACCCCCCCGCTGGAAATCAAGGATCTCTATGTCTGCATTCCCAAAAACGCCCGCAATGCAAACGAGCGTATGCAGGCTTTCAATCTCGGGCTCCAGCAGCTGAAAGACTCCGGGCGAATCCGGGAAATCATTGCCAGCCATGGATTCTGA
- a CDS encoding substrate-binding periplasmic protein — protein sequence MKQNKAPIIVLLLSLVLCLTIGGGIWFYMSLDRNLSKGVAKDSTTLVIANGEWIPYQGETLREGGPMTRIVTEAFKRQGWEVEYLYLPWAQGLSMTEKVNADATMLYSYNEQRGTKFFYSDPVLQLDTVVFYNLNKPLQWENPADLKGLTLGGVEKYDYGFVREEDGYRIRRSASSESNHRRLADGRLDGTMDEVLVGMKILRENNLQHRISFHPTPIKRTDYHLIVSKEHPRATIILETFNKGLASLKEDGTFKAFLHYE from the coding sequence ATGAAACAAAACAAAGCACCCATCATCGTACTCCTGCTTTCCCTTGTTCTCTGCCTCACAATTGGCGGGGGCATCTGGTTCTACATGTCTCTGGACCGAAACCTGTCCAAAGGGGTAGCAAAAGACTCCACAACCCTTGTCATTGCCAATGGAGAATGGATTCCCTATCAAGGAGAAACCCTAAGGGAAGGCGGGCCCATGACCCGAATTGTCACCGAAGCCTTCAAGCGCCAGGGATGGGAAGTTGAATACCTTTATCTCCCATGGGCCCAGGGACTCTCCATGACAGAGAAAGTCAACGCAGATGCCACCATGCTTTACAGTTATAATGAACAGCGCGGCACAAAATTTTTTTACAGCGACCCCGTCCTTCAACTTGACACGGTTGTGTTCTACAACCTGAACAAGCCTCTTCAATGGGAAAATCCAGCCGATCTCAAAGGCCTCACCCTTGGTGGGGTGGAAAAATATGACTATGGTTTTGTCCGGGAAGAAGACGGCTACAGAATAAGGCGCAGCGCCTCATCAGAAAGCAATCACCGCAGGCTGGCAGACGGACGTCTTGACGGTACCATGGACGAAGTTCTTGTGGGAATGAAAATACTCCGGGAAAATAACCTTCAGCATCGTATTTCTTTCCATCCGACACCCATCAAAAGAACGGATTATCATCTGATCGTCTCCAAAGAGCATCCCAGAGCCACCATCATTCTGGAAACATTCAACAAGGGGCTGGCATCCCTCAAGGAAGACGGAACCTTCAAAGCGTTTCTTCATTATGAATAA
- a CDS encoding amidase has protein sequence MKEYAAYDGMGLADLIRKGDVSRAEVLEAALARAERLNPRLNVIVHMFKERARQMVQEGPHNGPFSGVPFLLKDLMDNFAGEPISMGSRAVREIPADHSELVSRYLATGVIPFGKTSTPEFGLTITTEPKAFGPAHNPWKEGFSTGGSSGGSAAAVAAGIVPMASANDGGGSIRFPAACCGVVGFKPSRGLTPVGPEFGEPWEGAVSGHVITRSVRDSAAMLDAVSGPETGAAYRVSRLDRSCLAACEEVPGSLRIAVSSRPMVKTGVDEEARKGLSKTVHLLQSMGHCVDEADPAVDRSRFWKDYLTVVCGHTAALVYRVKQKGGMVAVRKLEPATRNMAALGRSLSAMDFVRAKEGWHSVQLEMGRFFEKWDVLLTPSLIGPPARHGVIPPSAVEEALLVAGSWLPGSRVLLQSGLARFFAAPTLSRMAFTICGNITGQPGISLPLHWTDEGLPLGMLFTAAMGRDATLFSLAGQLERAAPWADRRPRL, from the coding sequence ATGAAAGAATATGCAGCGTATGACGGCATGGGGCTGGCGGATCTGATCCGAAAGGGAGATGTTTCTCGGGCAGAGGTGCTGGAGGCCGCATTGGCCCGGGCGGAGCGTTTGAATCCGAGACTGAATGTTATTGTGCACATGTTTAAGGAGCGTGCGCGGCAGATGGTACAGGAAGGTCCACACAATGGCCCTTTTAGCGGGGTTCCTTTTCTGCTGAAGGATCTGATGGATAACTTTGCGGGAGAGCCCATTTCCATGGGTAGCAGAGCTGTTCGTGAGATACCGGCAGACCACAGCGAACTGGTAAGCCGTTATCTTGCCACGGGTGTGATTCCTTTCGGCAAGACCAGCACACCGGAATTTGGTCTGACCATAACCACGGAGCCCAAAGCCTTTGGTCCGGCGCATAATCCATGGAAGGAAGGTTTCAGTACGGGTGGATCTTCCGGTGGTTCGGCAGCGGCGGTGGCAGCGGGTATTGTACCCATGGCTTCAGCCAATGATGGGGGAGGTTCCATCCGTTTTCCTGCCGCCTGTTGCGGTGTTGTTGGCTTCAAGCCGTCACGGGGGCTGACTCCCGTAGGACCGGAATTCGGTGAGCCCTGGGAAGGAGCGGTTTCCGGTCATGTGATCACCCGTTCCGTACGGGACAGTGCGGCTATGCTGGATGCGGTTTCCGGTCCTGAAACCGGGGCTGCCTACAGGGTGTCCCGGCTTGACCGGTCCTGTCTTGCGGCCTGTGAAGAAGTCCCCGGCTCTTTGCGCATTGCCGTTTCCTCACGTCCCATGGTGAAGACAGGGGTGGACGAGGAAGCCCGTAAGGGGCTGAGTAAAACGGTACATCTTTTGCAGTCTATGGGCCACTGTGTGGATGAGGCTGATCCCGCCGTTGACCGAAGCCGTTTTTGGAAAGACTACCTTACGGTGGTCTGCGGTCATACCGCAGCCCTTGTTTACCGGGTGAAGCAGAAAGGCGGTATGGTTGCGGTAAGAAAACTGGAACCGGCTACCCGCAATATGGCTGCACTGGGCAGAAGTCTTTCAGCCATGGATTTTGTCCGGGCCAAGGAGGGGTGGCATTCCGTACAACTGGAAATGGGGCGCTTTTTTGAAAAATGGGATGTGCTGCTTACTCCCTCACTCATTGGCCCGCCCGCCCGTCACGGAGTGATTCCGCCTTCTGCAGTGGAAGAAGCTCTTCTGGTAGCAGGATCCTGGCTTCCGGGAAGCCGGGTTCTGCTGCAGAGTGGTCTGGCAAGGTTCTTTGCTGCTCCAACCCTGAGTCGTATGGCGTTTACCATATGCGGTAATATAACAGGTCAGCCCGGGATTTCTCTTCCTCTGCACTGGACAGATGAAGGGTTGCCCCTTGGTATGCTTTTTACGGCGGCAATGGGTAGGGATGCCACCCTGTTTTCCCTTGCAGGGCAGCTGGAAAGAGCGGCTCCATGGGCAGACAGGCGGCCGCGCCTTTAA
- a CDS encoding LemA family protein, with the protein MEWIVGLGVVVGLAVIFTIIIYNKLVTLKNRFQNAFAQIDVQLTRRYDLIPNLVETAKAYMSHERETLEAVIAARNQASSGLRRAAADPGNPEAMKALNVAEQGLGGMLGRFMALSESYPDLKASDNMKQLSEELSSTENRVAFARQAYNDAVMTYNVSCEQFPSNIVASRFGFKGAALLEIDDQAKREVPRVSFS; encoded by the coding sequence ATGGAATGGATTGTCGGACTGGGTGTTGTTGTCGGCCTTGCGGTGATTTTCACTATTATTATTTATAACAAGCTGGTGACCCTCAAAAATCGTTTTCAGAATGCCTTTGCCCAGATTGATGTGCAGTTGACCCGACGTTACGATCTTATCCCCAACCTAGTAGAAACCGCTAAAGCCTACATGAGCCATGAGAGAGAAACTCTTGAGGCGGTTATCGCAGCAAGAAATCAGGCGTCTTCCGGTCTGCGCAGGGCAGCGGCTGATCCGGGAAACCCTGAGGCCATGAAGGCACTGAATGTTGCGGAGCAGGGGTTGGGGGGGATGCTGGGCAGGTTTATGGCCCTTTCCGAGTCTTATCCGGACCTGAAAGCCAGTGATAATATGAAACAGCTTTCCGAGGAACTGAGCAGCACGGAAAACCGTGTTGCCTTTGCCCGTCAGGCATATAATGATGCCGTAATGACGTATAATGTCAGTTGTGAACAATTTCCGTCAAATATTGTTGCCTCCCGCTTTGGGTTCAAGGGTGCTGCTCTTCTGGAAATAGATGACCAGGCGAAACGCGAAGTGCCCAGGGTTTCTTTTTCCTGA
- a CDS encoding M48 family metallopeptidase, whose protein sequence is MNFFEHQDRARRNTRRLVLLFLLAVLLIVLAVNLAVGVFLFSFFESGFQGLNASVKAHGTVSLLTLLIIGGASWYRMSRLRSGGDMVATGMGGTWVDPDSDDPLLRRLCNVVEEMSIASGLPTPHIYVLESEKGINAFAAGYMPEDAAVAVSRGALESLSRDELQGVIAHEFTHILNGDMRMNIRMMGLLYGILAISVIGRGLLYSGGRRRSVISSRKEGGGGHILGLALLLVGYIGVILGRLIKAGVSRQREFLADASAVQFTRNPDGIGGALKKIAGLSAGSHLKAADREEVSHMLFASGQSFWISMLATHPPVEERIKAIDPLFRPEEMKVGVAPGTAGAGEGRGRSAFRSSDDPWAFLTGKRETVAASSFSEAVLQDVEAPPPDRLTHAVSAMTAIPDPLLHAARSVKGVSALFPALFLARERDMMAEQLEKVASVMGEARLRQVEGLLPQARKLHPLLSLPLSDLAFSSLRQVDREEKRILVKLMDAMVMLDGKMTVFEYCLVRLLKHRMEGMERTGGTERKRYGRGQCRDALVRIFSVLAWQGHESEILARRAFMAGISRILPMDVPPYGVPLDWTGDMDRALPVLEVLDMTTKGELIQALVITASHDGRLSLEEAELLRTICACLHVPVPPVLPQLTA, encoded by the coding sequence ATGAATTTTTTTGAACATCAGGACAGAGCGCGCCGTAATACGCGCAGGCTTGTGTTACTGTTTCTCCTTGCTGTGCTGCTGATTGTACTGGCGGTGAATCTGGCAGTGGGCGTTTTTCTTTTTAGTTTTTTTGAAAGCGGTTTTCAGGGACTGAATGCATCGGTAAAAGCCCACGGAACGGTCAGCCTGCTGACCCTGCTGATCATTGGCGGTGCCAGCTGGTATCGCATGAGTCGGCTGCGCAGTGGCGGAGATATGGTGGCAACGGGTATGGGCGGTACCTGGGTGGACCCGGACAGCGATGATCCTCTGCTTCGGCGTTTGTGCAATGTGGTGGAAGAAATGTCCATAGCCTCCGGTCTGCCCACGCCCCATATTTATGTGCTGGAATCGGAAAAGGGGATTAATGCCTTTGCTGCTGGATATATGCCGGAAGATGCTGCCGTTGCCGTAAGCCGGGGTGCACTGGAGTCATTGAGCCGGGATGAGCTGCAGGGTGTGATCGCCCATGAGTTCACCCATATACTGAACGGAGACATGCGGATGAATATCCGTATGATGGGACTGCTATACGGTATTCTTGCCATCAGTGTGATCGGGCGTGGGCTTTTGTATAGCGGTGGGCGGAGAAGGAGTGTCATCAGCAGCCGTAAGGAGGGCGGAGGTGGTCATATCCTCGGTCTGGCTCTTCTCCTTGTCGGATACATAGGAGTTATTTTGGGTCGCCTGATCAAAGCAGGCGTTTCCCGCCAGAGAGAGTTTCTGGCGGATGCCTCTGCGGTGCAGTTCACAAGAAATCCCGATGGCATCGGGGGTGCCCTGAAAAAAATTGCTGGTCTTTCTGCGGGCTCCCACCTGAAGGCTGCGGACAGGGAAGAGGTCAGTCACATGCTGTTTGCCAGCGGCCAGTCCTTCTGGATATCCATGCTGGCAACCCATCCTCCCGTTGAAGAAAGAATCAAAGCCATTGATCCCCTTTTCCGGCCGGAAGAAATGAAGGTCGGGGTTGCTCCGGGTACGGCGGGAGCAGGAGAGGGGCGAGGCCGCTCTGCCTTTCGGTCCTCCGATGATCCATGGGCTTTCCTGACGGGAAAAAGGGAGACGGTAGCGGCCTCTTCGTTCAGTGAAGCGGTGCTGCAGGATGTGGAGGCTCCTCCTCCTGATCGGCTGACTCATGCCGTTTCCGCCATGACGGCCATACCCGATCCCCTTCTTCATGCCGCCCGGAGTGTGAAGGGTGTTTCTGCCCTTTTCCCGGCCCTTTTTCTGGCAAGGGAGAGGGATATGATGGCAGAGCAGCTGGAAAAGGTTGCCTCCGTCATGGGCGAGGCGAGGCTCCGGCAGGTGGAAGGGCTGCTGCCGCAAGCCCGGAAACTGCATCCTCTTCTGAGCCTTCCCCTGTCAGATTTGGCTTTTTCTTCATTGCGTCAGGTAGATAGGGAAGAAAAACGGATCCTTGTTAAACTGATGGATGCCATGGTTATGTTGGACGGTAAGATGACGGTGTTTGAATATTGTCTTGTGCGTCTTTTGAAACACCGTATGGAAGGGATGGAGAGGACCGGCGGAACAGAAAGGAAGCGATACGGAAGGGGGCAGTGCCGGGATGCGCTGGTACGTATTTTTTCCGTTCTGGCCTGGCAGGGCCATGAGTCTGAGATTCTGGCGCGCAGGGCTTTTATGGCGGGTATCAGCCGGATACTTCCCATGGATGTGCCGCCCTATGGAGTCCCTCTGGACTGGACCGGAGACATGGACAGAGCCCTGCCCGTATTGGAAGTACTGGATATGACAACAAAGGGTGAGTTAATTCAGGCTCTTGTGATAACGGCTTCCCATGATGGCAGGCTTTCCCTTGAGGAGGCGGAGCTTTTGCGGACGATCTGTGCCTGTCTGCATGTTCCTGTGCCTCCGGTGTTGCCCCAGCTGACGGCATAA